The DNA window CAGTTCTGTTGCCAGGGCTTTCCTTCAGTTAGGTTAGTAATGTGTAAAGTCCAGGAATCAAATATTCCTGTTGTGTTTCAGCATGCAGTGACTCAGTGTATAGTCATGTACTGTGCGTAAACAGCAAGTGGAAGAGAGTAAGAATAGGAGCTGCTTTGTTGGGATGTCTTGTAGTGAGCAGAGCAACTTGCCTTGGTAGTGGGCCGGGATGGGCAGTTTCCACTGCATTAAGATGATGTGCCTGTCACAAGAAGATGGGGTTTAGGTAGGTGGGGTTGTGAGCTGCAGGCTGAAAGGCAGGGTAGGGGTCAACTGCTCTTCCCAAGATCTGCTCCTTGGACTACGGGTCTGACCCAATAGCCTAAACTGCATCAGGTTCCTTGACCTGCAAGGCCAAGTGGCCCAGGGAGAGCTTGTAGATAAGTTGTAGATGCTGTATGCCACCTGCAGCTGGGCTCTTCCTGGAAGGAACCAGTCTGGGAGGTCTGCCTGACACCAGCAATGGAGTGCTGTCACAGGGTGAAAGGAGAGATAGTAAGGAATTAATGCCAGACAGGCCTTGCTGTGAGCcagcacaactttttttttgcctgaccATTGGATTATATCCAACCTGCTTGGGTGTAAAGGCAGTGCCGTGCCAGAGTTGCTTCTGGGATCCTCGCTGTACCGGTGGCAGGATGCTTCTGATGTTCCCTACTTCTGCAGAAACAGTTGTGACTGTGGGAGCCAGTGCTTGCTGCTCAACTCAACATCTCTGTGGTTGGCTTTGCTGCCAGACACCTCAGGAGGAGGCTCTCTGGTTATCTTACCTCTTGCAAAACCCTCTGTGTATGCTAAatccttttaatgaaaactggGCAGGGCAGAAGGATTAGGGATCTTTTCTGTGGTGTACAAGTTTTCCCAGCTGAATGTCAAGCACTGTCTTATACTGCATCATTAAAGATTAAAGCACTaaatttctgcagtgaaaatacAGGCTTAACTAGCTGTGACGCAGGTCAAGCCCACAGGCTGCAAGCCGTTCCTGTATTCTGCTAGGGCTGTCAGATGCTGCTGAACCTTTGTGTGAGagtttgctgctgtttcaggCTGTGTGAGGCTAGGGACTCTACTGCAACCTGGCACAAAACGCTGCTTTGGAGATCTGAAGTGTAGTGAACTCCCCTTAGGAAGAGCCAAAGATGGGCTGTGTTTAAGCAAGAGTAACAGTGAGTCTGCAACACTGTTTCTCTGCAAAGTCCCAGCAGTTTCACAGCTGTTTGTTTGTGGCAGGAAGtggataaattttttttaacttctgccTGGTTTATGAGGCAATGGTCTTTGGCTAGGCCTCTCCCTAGAGTTACTGTGCTGAAACCAGGCCCAGAGCCTTATGAAGCTGCTGTGCGAGGTGCCCAGGCACACAGAAATCTAGACAACATGTGCTTATTGGGATGGTGCTAATTCAGGCCATCTTCCCTGTCCTCTGTCACACTGCAGATCTGTGCTTTTTGAGCTCCGATGAGGCTCTCTGTTACTGCTGCCTACTACTGGAGAGCCTGAGGCTTGCAGACTCTCCAGGCTGGTGAGAGAAGTGACTGGGTGGGTGTCTGATTTGGCTGTGGTCTCCCAGAAGAGACCCACTCAGCATTCCCGTTTATGTTTTAAGCAGCTAATGCCAAAGAGAACTGGGAGGCTAAAGCAAAGCGATCAGCTGTGCATGGAGGAAAAATCAATAGCAAGGTTCACTTGCCATGGACTCccttgcttttgaaaaacaaactgtCACTGCAGACAGGGTACTGCACAGCCCCACAAATGCTTCCAGCAGAAAGGAGGCTAAGACGTGGTTTCAGCGCCAAACTCATCTTGCGATTAGCACTGAGACCCTGCTGCACTTGCAAGGAGCTGAGCTaggggtgcaggagggagggagctaAACTCACTGTAATCCTGGGCTGCTGAGGTGGTGATAGCATTAAGAGCCAATGTATGCTCCCAGTTGCCCGCAGTGCGCATAAGCCAGGATGTTTCTCTAACAATCCCTAGAGCCTTCCTAGCAGTCTGTATGCACTTGCTtctctgcagaagcagatgaaattcctggagcagcagcaggaggataACAGAAGTTCAAAGGAGGAGGCCCGCCATCTGCGAAACAAGCTGAGAACCATGGAGCGGTGAGATCCCAGGCTCTCCCTGGGCcttgcagcctgggctgcatgCCTCTCCCCTTctcagagcaggagggaggagtcctgctgtgcctgctgcaaCATCCACCTCTACATTCTGGGTCACCTTACCCTGTAAGTTGGGAAACTGCTGCATTAGCAGGCTTGCCCTTGCCTGTTGGAGCTCTTGCCCCTACTGTGTTTCCAGATGACTGCTGTCCCTAAACAGCAGCAAGGCATGGTACTGTGTACAGACTGGCCTCATCTCTAGTGCCTTGAGTGTGGCTACATGCCATTTGTGTTATCAGAGGATGCTGGGGCAGAACCCCAGCCCAGGAACAGTCAGCAACAGGGCTATAAGGCCCAAGAGCTGAACCATTGGCCCCATGTCCAGTCTGTGTGTACAGTTGCCCCTTCTCTAGTCTGTCCACATAGCGCTAGTCTTCCCTAGCAAAAAGACCTGCTTGCGGTGGGGAAGTTGTCTCTCTCTTCAGTGCCACAACATCTGGAGTACCTGCAGCAGGAGCCTAGGCTGCACCGGTTCCTTGTGGGTGAAGCAGGACTCCAGCCTCTCTCCCAGCTCAACTCATAAGTtgagggcatttttttttctctgtaggaTTGAGCTGTTGCTTCAGAGCCAGCGCCCTGAAGTGGAGGAGATGATCAGAGAGATGGGAGTCGGGCAGGCAGCGGTGGAACAGCTTGCAGTCTATTGTGTCTCACTGAAAAAGTAGGTGCTGTGGGCTTGGCATGGCTGGCTTGTGCTGTACTGGGTGTGCCCAGGGAAGACCCTCTGCTGAGAACCAGCAGGCACACAGGCACTGCGGGTCTCTCACTGCCTGTTTGGGCCTCCACTGGATTTTGACTGACAGATCCTGGGGACCTATATTGGAGCCTGTCACACCAAACTGTTCTGTTGTCACTGTAGTGACATGTGTGTCACCATGGGAACTGTTTCCAGAGTTGTCAGTGCACCTGTGAGGTGATGATTATTATTCCCTCTGTTCTCCTCTCATGCCCAGGGGGAAATGAGTGGATATGGGGCTCCGGGTTGTACCCTCTGCTGCATTGCACTGGGCAGCTGTTGCCTCAGGCCCTCTCTGGCAAGGGGAATCTGCAGTGCTGCCCTCCCCTACCTGGAAATCCATCTGGTCGTGTTGGGCAAAACCACAGCTTCTTTGGGTCCATTCTGATGGCAGCTGAATAATTGCAACTTTGATAAACTGTAATGAGGCGAGCGTCCCTGTGGTGTAATTGGGAGTGAATGTGCATGGCCAATAGTGTGAAGTCTCTGAAAAGTCACTTGAAGTCCCCTATTTGCTGCTAGCATGGAGGCTGCTTTGTTGTCCATCTGTCTTTTCCACTGGCAACTAAAATGTCTCTGGATCTGGCTTCCATTTTGCTGGTGAATTCTGTTCATGCCCTGTTCTCAGGCATGGTATCCTGTGCAGCTTTTTTATGGTGTAGTGGTAGGTTTGACATGCTGTTGGTCAGTGTTAGTATGCTCAGCTCTGTTCCCTAAAGGGCTTTGTGTCTCCTGGGTTTTCTCTGGCTGCTCTACAGTTGCAGAGCTTCAAATTAAGGGTCTTAGGTTGCCTCTGAGAAGTTCTAGATCAATCTTATCATAAACAGTATGACTCTTCTGGTCTCTTTGAAGGGAGTATGAAAACTTGAAGGAGGCTCGGAAGATGTCTAGTGAGATGacagagaagctgaagaaggagCTGTTTTCTGTCAATAGCAAGGTAAGGGGAGGGTGTGAGTTGCCAGGGTGGCATCTGGTCTGTAGATCCCCGTCAATAACTGTGGCCCAAGCCCTCTGCAGTGATGCCCTCCCACATTGAGCACTACTTGAGTGGTATGGGTGGTGTTGGAAGTGTCAGGCTGGGGTTTCTGGGTCAGGGTGTGATGCTGCGGTGAGTGGCTCATGGGCTGTTGTCAGGCGTGCAGTCTCTGGGGACACTGGTGGGGTAGCATGTGCAGAGCCAGTCAGAGTTTGGCAGGGAGCCTGGACTGGAAGGCAGTAGTACACAGGTACTCTGCTGCTTCCACTGAGCTCTGGAAGCAGCACTGCCTTCATCCTGCCACACTGCCAAGTGTGAGCTTGCTCAGCTgccagctgctcctgctgcagaatCAGGCCCCTaggagaggtgggaaggggTTTGGAGCCAGCACTAGTTGAGCAGGGCTTGCCCTGGCTTGGCACAACTACAGTCACACCCAGCCTTGCGCCTGCAGCCAACTGAACTGGGCCAGGGTTCCTGTGTGATGCTGGGTCCAGGAAGGAGAGGTCACCGAGGACACATGTGGCTCTGCACAGAGCCTGCCCCAGACTCGTCCTGACCTGGCGCAGAGCTTGGAGCCGATGATATGCCTCTATTGCCATGCTCCCCTGCTCCAGGCCTGGCTGGGCTCTCTTAGCTCAGGTTGGGAATTGCTTTCTGTCAGTTTCATTGGCAAGCAAGTCTCCATGAAAAGTGTGTCCATGTAGCCTTGGTCTCCAAGGCACAGGGGTTCCCTGGGGCATGCCTGCATCCAAGCTCAGGAAATGAGAGACTGTGGGTGGATTTGGCCTATTTTTCTTACCTGGCCATAACTGTTGTGGTCTCATCAAATGAAGAATGATGTTCTCAGATTGCTGTGCTGCTCTCCAAGGGAGTCAACCCCTGACATGAGGTGCCGCTGCTGGAATCATCCTGCTTCTAGCTGAGTCAGTGCCAAACTGCAATCACTGGCTTGGGTCAGGAGGATGCAAgtcagtgcactcagggctctgGGTTTGGCTGATAGAAAGCTGACTGTACCAGCACTTTGTGGGCTGGCCCAGACTCCTGAACCCACAAAAGTCTGTGATGTGGTAGCAGTCCACTTCTTGACCCCTGTTCTTGGCATGCTTCCCTGTTGAATCAGGCTTGTCCATGTGCCAGTATTGCTGATGCAAAGCCATCCTCCAGTTTGTGGTTTGTAATTCCTGTGCCCTGATGTGTCCAAAGTCCTGCAGGAATTCAGAATGCAGCCATCAAGTGTTAGAGCAAGGAAAAGCTGTCACCATCAGGCATAAATGCTTGGGAAATGCTATAGAAAGGTTTGTGTTGGGCAAGCAGCCTGGGGGAGCCCTCTGCAGGCAGCTTGAGGAAATGGACAGACATTGGTTTGCTCTGATACAGGAGAGGTTGGTCAGACTGCCATAGGAAAACTGAGCCCTGAAATGGAAAAGTGGCATGTGCTGCAGAGCACACTGCTCTCATGGGGGATCTGCAGTCTCCCTTACCTATGCGTTATAACCAGCACTCTGCTGTTTGGTGTTGcttgttctgcagctgcagaagacagTTTCAGAGTTGGAGAAGGCAAAGGAGGAGTTAAAAAGCACGCAGAAGGATCTGAAGAATGCGGACAAGGAGATCTTGGTGAGAATATAATTCCTTGGTCTGCAGTAACTGGCAGCTGGCCATGGCCTGCAGTTGCAAAGTCAGGAGTTATGCTGGCTTTTGCTCAGTGACTAGGTTACCCAGCCCACCTTACCTCTCTTATCTGACCCACCTCTGAGCTCCACCTGATGCTGATTTACAGAAAAGGGGTAAAATATCTGCTACTAAatctttctttattttgctgtctgctttcccttttccctccagAGTTTGAAGAAGAAGATAGACATCCTGCAGGATACTCTGAAAGTCCCATCTGTAACCAGAGAGACACTCAGTCGACTAGTCTTTGAAAGGTTAGTGAATTGCATCCTCCGATACAGGCTGAGGATGGAGATGGTGGGTCCAAAGAAAGAGCTGACAGTTTAACTAGGTGGGGAGgcagagatcacagaatcacaggttggaagggacctcagggatcatctagtccaacctttctaggaagaccCCAGTCTAGAGCCTAGTCTAGCCCAGCACCCttgtccagatgactcttgaaggtgtccagtgtggctgagtcaaccacttccctggggagattattccaatggttcactgtcctcactgtgaaaaattttcctcttgtgtccaatcagaataTCCtgaagagcaacttgtgtccattcccccttgtcctttccatgtgactccatgtaaaaagggagtctccaccttctttgtagctgccccttaagtactggtacatggtgatgagatcccctctgagcctccttttctcaaggctgaacaaacccagttctcccagcctatcctcgtatggcaggcttcccagtcctttgatcatcttggtggctcttctctggaccccttccagcctgtccatatcctttttgtatagcggggaccacAACTGTACACAGATGTACTGGTCTAGCAGGCACTGCATTAGTGCAGTCATCTTGCTCTTTGTatcctcttttgttttctcttgttgACAAGATGGTGTTTGGCTTACCTGAAAAAAGTGTGTGTTTTGGAGGGTTTGGGTCAGGAAGTGATGGAAGAACAGGCTATGTTTTGACAAACTCTGCCACTGTGTCCTGCCAGGGAAGTACCCCTAAAGCTTCTCTTCTGGTTGCTTTGGAGTTGACCTTCCAGTGAGTGTGCCCTGGTGTGTGGGGACTGGAGATCTTTGCCAGGCAGAGGAATCTAGCCTGAAAAATGCCACCTTTTATGTTTTTATCAAGGCCTTTCTTTTGAGGAGCCTGTGCTATTACCCCAGTACAGCAAGCTGGGTTGTGTACACAGAGCAGCAGTGTGCCAGTGTGTTTCCCTGGGCTCAGGGTGCTGCTGTTATAACACAGGCCATTCAAGGGTGAACAGGAGTTTGGGACATTGACTATAAACTCTGGGATTTGGATTGTCCTTCCTGTGACTGGTAAGCAGAATGGGGCTCTGCTCCTGGTCCCACTGCTGTCTTGCAACTCAATTGCGTAGCATTCAGCTCTGTCTTCCTCTTGTCTGCTGGGTGGCAGCCAGTGGCCTCCTGATGGCTAACATTTTGCATGGTcttgcagccctgctcctgTGGAACTGCGGCACCCAAAGCTCCATCGCCCAGCCCACAGCGATGAGATCAATCTAGAAGCTACTTTTGATGTGGACACCCCTGAACATCAGCCCTGCAGATCTGTCTTCAGCCCTGCAAAAAGGCAGAAGCTGGATAAAAAGCCGTGAGttctccctcctctttctgcttcgAAAGCACATCAAAGTCATGCTTCTTTGGAAGTTATTGTGTGATATCAGATagctccccagctgccttgtgTCGTGCTGCAAGTTTTGTCATTTGCTTGGCCTTGTCTGTCCTTGCCAGCTCCACTTGAACAATAAATCTCTGCTGATTTGCTCCTTGGGCTTCTTACAGGCCTCCTGTGGTAAACCTGGCAAAGCAAGCTCTGAAGGAAACAGCGGAGGTAAAAGGatcttgatttttctgtatCACCTCTTTTATTCTGCTCTTAGCAAGCTTGGGACAAAGGACCCATTTTCTCCATGTAGGAGATGCTGTGACTGTAGACTGGCCCATCTATAGAACCACATTACACGCTTCAAAGTGCTTTGCTTGACAGTCTCCTAGAAATACTGTGTTGCTGCCTCAGGCCTCCTGTAATTGGGTGAGAGAGAGAGGATGGGGACCCATGTGCTTCTTCCTGCCTCAGATGTGCTTTGCAAACGGGGGCTGTTGTCCCAGGCTTGCTgggtgcagtgtcctgcctcccAGGTGCTGCCTCCACATAAGCCCCAGTGGGATGTTTGAAGCTGCTGTTCTTTGGCCTGACATGGTACAGCAGTGACTATTACCCTAAATAGCCGTCTGCATTATTAGTGCTCCCTGTACATGGACTAAATTCAGCAGATCATGCTGGTTAAAGGgattttctcattattttgtgGGACAGAACTGGGCAGATGATCTAGAGGATGATGCTCTTAAAGGACTCTTGCCAGCAT is part of the Phalacrocorax carbo chromosome 6, bPhaCar2.1, whole genome shotgun sequence genome and encodes:
- the TRAIP gene encoding E3 ubiquitin-protein ligase TRAIP isoform X1, with protein sequence MPIRAHCTICSDFFDNERDVAAVPCGHTFHRACLIQWFDTAPSRTCPQCRIQVSKRHIINKLFFDVALEEQTALDAETLQNELDKVKAQLSMKEKEKRECQAVVDGLRDTLDVRNATIESLQKVLGETEMLCSSLKKQMKFLEQQQEDNRSSKEEARHLRNKLRTMERIELLLQSQRPEVEEMIREMGVGQAAVEQLAVYCVSLKKEYENLKEARKMSSEMTEKLKKELFSVNSKLQKTVSELEKAKEELKSTQKDLKNADKEILSLKKKIDILQDTLKVPSVTRETLSRLVFESPAPVELRHPKLHRPAHSDEINLEATFDVDTPEHQPCRSVFSPAKRQKLDKKPPPVVNLAKQALKETAENWADDLEDDALKGLLPACIRNSVFSKKPFLGSLLGHHKNMGTVRMGYDGLGGRTKFIQTTDLAEIRPLTMRSKKKNVSRPASAAPSASSSSSTQARLDSFLQ
- the TRAIP gene encoding E3 ubiquitin-protein ligase TRAIP isoform X2, with translation MPIRAHCTICSDFFDNERDVAAVPCGHTFHRACLIQWFDTAPSRTCPQCRIQVSKRHIINKLFFDVALEEQTALDAETLQNELDKVKAQLSMKEKEKRECQAVVDGLRDTLDVRNATIESLQKVLGETEMLCSSLKKQMKFLEQQQEDNRSSKEEARHLRNKLRTMERIELLLQSQRPEVEEMIREMGVGQAAVEQLAVYCVSLKKEYENLKEARKMSSEMTEKLKKELFSVNSKLQKTVSELEKAKEELKSTQKDLKNADKEILSLKKKIDILQDTLKVPSVTRETLSRLVFESPAPVELRHPKLHRPAHSDEINLEATFDVDTPEHQPCRSVFSPAKRQKLDKKPPPVVNLAKQALKETAENWADDLEDDALKGLLPACIRNSVFSKKPFLGSLLGHHKNMGTVRMGYDGLGGRTKFIQTTWQKSVH